One region of Candidatus Woesearchaeota archaeon genomic DNA includes:
- a CDS encoding helix-turn-helix domain-containing protein, with product MWVAKFKIWHKNCLIRPRCVKYKVTDFVYLINSWTEKNKFYYTELHILQGKEENKKKFIRDLKKEESIKKLEQEGNHIFTLNEEPAEKQYFSPVFDPKIIQVKPVAQRTDGYEDWELACWDKETLMKIMDVPVFKVELKFIQNIKLGDIFLPHIYPKLSPKQREAVELAVKEGYYEYPRKIDLETLGKISRVKRQTYQENLRRAERKLIPFLIESSA from the coding sequence ATGTGGGTAGCGAAATTCAAAATCTGGCACAAGAATTGTTTAATCAGGCCAAGATGCGTAAAGTATAAAGTAACGGACTTTGTTTATTTAATAAATTCATGGACAGAAAAAAACAAATTTTACTATACAGAGCTTCATATTCTGCAGGGCAAAGAAGAAAACAAGAAAAAATTCATCAGGGACTTAAAAAAAGAAGAATCAATAAAAAAACTAGAGCAAGAGGGAAATCACATCTTCACCCTTAATGAAGAACCTGCTGAAAAACAATATTTTTCTCCTGTTTTCGATCCAAAAATAATTCAGGTTAAGCCAGTTGCGCAAAGAACAGACGGCTATGAAGACTGGGAATTGGCATGTTGGGATAAAGAAACTTTAATGAAGATCATGGATGTTCCTGTTTTTAAAGTCGAATTAAAATTCATACAAAACATAAAACTGGGAGATATCTTCCTTCCGCATATTTACCCAAAACTTTCACCAAAACAAAGAGAGGCAGTTGAACTGGCGGTAAAAGAAGGCTATTACGAATACCCCAGAAAGATTGATTTGGAAACACTAGGGAAGATTTCAAGAGTAAAAAGACAAACATATCAAGAGAATCTTAGACGAGCCGAAAGGAAATTGATACCGTTCTTAATAGAAAGCTCAGCTTAA
- a CDS encoding Fic family protein produces MVTKYDVFEYMYEKGTALKPQEIASAFRKSGAEYHNIYKMLQDLEKNRFAAKNEQGFQAMGSAKSDLLFNIIKFCIANKINYNEILDAKIAGFICKAVAKPKFSVRDFSLNPRTFAKYVEILSKCGLLILLSKKPLEATIPYNSFLKDLAGFFGCSLMQPKYPEKAYLDEIESELGKFLKLRKKNNKRYLEIIEEYEVKFIQHSLNLEGNPITLPDTIRLLKDHIIPKELSVETVQEVQNYQKAIQAMIKDSEKLLTKESILNYHYLAMQHRPDIAGKLRTVPVYIKGNPDFKVASVGKIEPELNALLREYNSFAAKKKKSVKEILDFVSYFHNAFQHIHPFTDGNSRTTRLIAFHLLRAEKFPMPDIPLGLLEEYLFSTKGSKARNDKKLSVVLQRIILYNLKSMNEKMQKR; encoded by the coding sequence ATGGTAACAAAATATGATGTATTTGAATACATGTATGAGAAAGGAACTGCCTTAAAGCCTCAAGAAATAGCCTCAGCATTCAGAAAGTCAGGTGCTGAATATCATAACATCTACAAGATGCTTCAAGATCTTGAAAAAAACAGGTTTGCTGCAAAGAACGAACAGGGTTTTCAGGCCATGGGGTCGGCAAAGAGCGATTTATTGTTTAATATTATTAAATTCTGCATTGCAAATAAAATAAATTATAATGAAATATTGGACGCAAAGATTGCCGGATTTATCTGCAAAGCTGTTGCCAAGCCCAAGTTTTCAGTCAGGGATTTCAGCCTTAATCCAAGGACATTTGCAAAATATGTGGAAATACTTTCAAAATGCGGCTTGCTGATACTGCTTTCTAAGAAGCCATTGGAAGCAACAATTCCTTACAATAGCTTTCTCAAGGATTTAGCTGGATTTTTTGGATGCTCATTAATGCAGCCAAAATACCCTGAAAAAGCATACCTTGATGAGATCGAATCTGAATTAGGCAAATTTTTAAAATTAAGGAAAAAGAACAATAAAAGGTATCTTGAAATTATAGAAGAATATGAGGTAAAGTTTATTCAGCACAGCCTGAATTTAGAGGGAAATCCAATAACCTTGCCAGATACAATCAGGCTGCTGAAAGACCACATCATTCCCAAAGAGCTAAGCGTTGAAACCGTGCAGGAAGTCCAAAACTACCAAAAAGCAATTCAAGCAATGATTAAAGATTCAGAAAAGCTGTTGACAAAAGAGTCTATTCTTAATTATCATTATCTTGCAATGCAGCACAGGCCAGATATTGCTGGAAAGCTGAGAACTGTTCCTGTTTATATAAAAGGCAATCCTGATTTTAAAGTTGCTTCTGTTGGCAAAATAGAGCCCGAATTAAATGCATTATTGCGGGAATATAATTCATTTGCTGCGAAAAAGAAGAAATCAGTAAAGGAAATACTCGATTTTGTGTCATATTTCCATAATGCCTTCCAACACATTCATCCTTTTACTGATGGAAACAGCAGGACAACAAGGCTGATAGCATTCCATCTATTAAGGGCTGAGAAATTCCCAATGCCCGACATTCCCTTGGGATTGTTGGAAGAATATTTGTTTTCAACAAAAGGCTCAAAAGCAAGGAATGACAAAAAGCTGTCAGTTGTTCTTCAGAGGATTATTCTTTACAATTTAAAATCAATGAACGAGAAGATGCAGAAGAGATGA
- a CDS encoding replication factor C large subunit, whose amino-acid sequence MEDLWVNKYLPKKVSDVHGQDAALKQLKDFAFNFKNKKKRAAIIYGPAGSGKTAAAYAIANELGLEIVETSASDFRNEEQINLKVGNAVHQMSLFSKGKIILIDEIDGLSGNEDRGGIQAIIKLIEKTTFPIILISNDPWGNKFSSLRSKSELIQFKSLDILDVFTVLKKIASEEGIKYEEPALKSLARRAGGDLRAAITDLQMLAEERKELIRKDVEDVAERNKQESILNALVKVFKIKDANIAVAAFENVDEDIDKCFLWVDENLPKEYTDPEDLANAYDMLSKADVLRGRAGVAVSKKQKNSEFIKYCQTTRILKLWHAKMKYMKRKEIAKKIALKTHSSQKEIIKDTLPYMQVIFRKNKKEAERIADYLDLNEEEKDWLMGK is encoded by the coding sequence ATGGAAGATTTGTGGGTGAATAAATATCTGCCGAAGAAAGTTTCAGATGTTCACGGCCAGGATGCAGCTTTAAAGCAGCTGAAGGACTTTGCCTTTAATTTCAAAAATAAGAAGAAGAGGGCCGCAATCATCTACGGCCCTGCAGGAAGCGGAAAAACAGCTGCTGCTTATGCGATTGCAAATGAGCTGGGCCTTGAAATTGTCGAGACAAGCGCCTCTGATTTCAGGAATGAAGAGCAGATCAACCTTAAAGTCGGCAATGCAGTGCATCAGATGAGCTTATTCTCAAAAGGCAAAATCATCCTTATTGATGAGATTGACGGATTAAGCGGCAATGAGGACAGGGGCGGAATACAGGCAATAATAAAGCTGATTGAAAAAACAACCTTCCCAATAATTCTGATTTCAAATGATCCATGGGGCAACAAGTTCAGCTCATTAAGAAGCAAGTCAGAGCTTATTCAATTCAAGTCATTAGATATTTTAGATGTTTTTACTGTTCTCAAAAAAATAGCCTCTGAAGAAGGCATCAAATATGAGGAGCCTGCTTTAAAGAGCCTTGCAAGAAGAGCAGGCGGCGACTTAAGGGCAGCAATAACTGATCTCCAGATGCTTGCAGAAGAAAGAAAAGAATTAATCAGAAAAGATGTCGAAGATGTTGCAGAGAGAAACAAGCAGGAATCCATACTTAATGCGCTTGTAAAAGTGTTCAAGATCAAAGACGCCAATATAGCTGTAGCAGCTTTTGAAAATGTTGACGAGGACATTGACAAATGCTTCCTTTGGGTTGACGAAAACCTTCCGAAAGAATACACTGATCCTGAAGACTTGGCAAATGCTTATGATATGCTGAGCAAAGCAGATGTTTTAAGAGGCAGAGCAGGCGTTGCTGTTTCAAAGAAGCAGAAAAACAGCGAATTCATAAAATACTGCCAGACAACAAGGATCCTCAAGCTGTGGCACGCTAAAATGAAGTATATGAAAAGAAAGGAAATAGCAAAAAAGATCGCATTGAAAACCCATTCTTCGCAGAAAGAGATCATAAAGGATACACTGCCTTATATGCAGGTCATATTCAGGAAAAACAAAAAAGAGGCAGAGAGGATCGCGGATTATCTTGATTTAAACGAAGAAGAAAAAGATTGGCTGATGGGCAAATAA
- a CDS encoding valine--tRNA ligase, translated as MELPQNYSFKEAEKKWNEHWEKEGIYKFDPDDEKREIYSIDTPPPTVSGKMHLGHAFSYSQQDFVARFQRMLGKNIFYPFGTDDNGLATERLIESLKNVKASQMDRKAFAKICLETLEKELRPAYISDWKRMGMSCDWSIYYTTINEHCKRISQRSFVELYRMGRIYRKRAPFVWCPECQTAIAQVEMKDSERESKMVYMKFDTNKNAQIIIATTRPELLPACVAIHIHPDDKRYKHLIGAKVKVPFSGREVAITTNKDVDMEFGSGIVYHCTYGDMDDVKWLDELKIPPIEILNKDGTLNEKAGRFKGLHVKKARDAVIKALEEEGRIAKIEPIRHVVNVHERCGTDIEILNTDQWYIKYLDLKEDFIGYGKKMAWHPEHMRVRYDNWINGLKWDWNISRQRHFGVPIPVWYCKKCSEIIAADESQLPVDPLVDNPLKKCKCGSNEFIGEKDVLDTWATSSLTPDIATELFDKKIQKKLHPMSLRPQAHDIITFWLFNTVVKSYFHHKNIPWQDIMISGFVLDPHGKKMSKSKGNVVEPQSVVDKYGADCLRFWAAGSKLGEDLPYQEKDLVTGQKFIIKLWNASKFCFIHLEKYEKGKNIKLEMIDRWLLSKLNRIIKNATHSFNEYEYSKTKAETENFFWHVFCDYYLEIVKDRLYNSGNYSEEAVESGRYALYASLLAILKLMAPIMPFITEEVFQLYFAKKEKEKSIHISEWPKFDEKSVDENAEKIGELACYAVEAARQAKSEKKISLKEPVKKMVLRGKVSKEDFKKVEKDIIATTKAQEIIYEELKKDSKADFENVIEL; from the coding sequence ATGGAACTGCCGCAGAACTATAGCTTCAAGGAAGCTGAAAAGAAGTGGAATGAGCACTGGGAGAAAGAAGGCATTTACAAGTTTGACCCAGATGATGAAAAGAGAGAGATCTATTCAATTGACACTCCGCCTCCTACAGTCAGCGGCAAGATGCATTTAGGGCATGCTTTCAGTTATTCCCAGCAGGATTTTGTTGCAAGATTCCAGAGAATGCTTGGAAAGAATATTTTCTATCCTTTCGGAACAGATGACAATGGGCTGGCAACTGAAAGGCTGATTGAAAGCTTAAAAAATGTAAAAGCATCGCAGATGGACAGGAAGGCATTTGCAAAGATTTGCCTTGAAACATTGGAGAAGGAGCTTAGGCCAGCGTATATTTCAGACTGGAAAAGAATGGGCATGAGCTGCGACTGGAGCATCTATTATACTACAATAAACGAACACTGCAAAAGAATCTCACAGCGGTCTTTTGTTGAGCTTTATAGAATGGGTCGCATCTATAGGAAAAGAGCCCCTTTTGTTTGGTGCCCTGAATGCCAGACAGCAATTGCGCAAGTTGAAATGAAAGACAGCGAAAGAGAAAGCAAAATGGTTTACATGAAGTTTGACACAAACAAAAATGCGCAGATTATTATTGCAACTACAAGGCCAGAGCTATTGCCGGCATGCGTCGCTATACACATACATCCTGATGACAAAAGATACAAGCACCTGATCGGGGCAAAAGTAAAAGTACCCTTTTCTGGCAGGGAAGTAGCAATAACTACGAACAAAGATGTTGACATGGAGTTTGGCTCAGGAATTGTATATCATTGCACATACGGCGACATGGATGACGTTAAATGGCTTGATGAGCTGAAAATCCCCCCGATTGAAATCCTCAACAAAGACGGAACCTTGAATGAGAAAGCCGGCCGCTTTAAGGGGCTTCACGTAAAAAAAGCAAGAGATGCTGTTATAAAGGCGCTGGAAGAAGAAGGAAGAATCGCAAAAATAGAGCCGATAAGGCATGTTGTAAATGTTCATGAAAGATGCGGCACAGATATCGAAATTCTTAATACAGACCAGTGGTACATAAAATATCTTGACCTGAAAGAAGATTTTATCGGCTACGGAAAAAAGATGGCGTGGCATCCTGAGCATATGCGTGTAAGATATGACAACTGGATCAATGGCCTGAAATGGGACTGGAACATCTCAAGGCAGAGGCATTTTGGAGTGCCAATCCCTGTCTGGTACTGCAAGAAATGCAGCGAGATTATTGCTGCAGATGAAAGCCAATTGCCTGTTGATCCCCTAGTTGACAATCCGTTAAAAAAGTGCAAATGCGGCTCAAATGAGTTTATTGGCGAGAAAGATGTCCTTGATACATGGGCAACATCATCATTGACGCCAGACATAGCAACAGAGCTTTTTGACAAAAAAATTCAGAAAAAACTGCATCCAATGAGCTTGAGGCCGCAGGCGCATGACATAATCACATTCTGGCTTTTTAACACAGTTGTAAAGAGCTATTTCCATCATAAGAACATTCCATGGCAAGATATAATGATTTCCGGATTCGTGCTTGATCCGCACGGCAAGAAGATGTCAAAAAGCAAGGGAAATGTTGTGGAGCCGCAGTCTGTTGTTGATAAGTATGGCGCTGACTGCCTTAGGTTCTGGGCAGCAGGCTCTAAATTAGGAGAGGATCTTCCTTACCAGGAAAAAGATTTAGTTACAGGCCAGAAATTCATAATAAAATTATGGAATGCATCAAAATTCTGCTTTATTCATCTGGAGAAATATGAGAAAGGCAAAAATATAAAATTGGAGATGATTGACAGGTGGCTGCTGTCTAAATTAAACAGGATCATAAAAAATGCCACACACTCATTCAATGAGTATGAATATTCAAAAACAAAAGCTGAAACAGAAAACTTCTTCTGGCATGTTTTCTGCGATTATTACCTCGAGATTGTAAAGGACAGGCTGTACAATTCAGGAAACTATTCTGAAGAGGCTGTTGAGTCTGGAAGGTATGCTTTATACGCTTCTTTGCTGGCAATATTGAAGCTGATGGCGCCAATAATGCCGTTCATTACAGAGGAAGTCTTTCAGCTGTATTTCGCAAAAAAAGAGAAAGAAAAAAGCATACACATTTCAGAATGGCCCAAGTTTGATGAAAAATCAGTTGATGAAAATGCTGAAAAAATCGGTGAATTAGCCTGTTATGCTGTTGAGGCTGCAAGGCAGGCAAAATCCGAGAAGAAGATCTCATTGAAAGAGCCGGTTAAGAAGATGGTCTTAAGAGGGAAGGTTTCAAAAGAAGATTTCAAAAAGGTTGAGAAAGACATAATTGCCACAACAAAGGCCCAGGAAATAATTTATGAAGAATTGAAGAAGGATTCCAAGGCGGATTTTGAGAATGTGATTGAATTATAG
- a CDS encoding cysteine--tRNA ligase — MPLKLFNTSTRKKEIFRPISKKEVGIYSCGLTVYDYGHIGNFRAFLTADILRRYFEYKGFRVKQVMNFTDVDDKTIKGSQKEGTTLDEFTVKYKKIFFEDLETLNIEKAEYYPEATKHIREMVELVKALLKKGHAYKGEDGSVYYDISTFKDYGKFAHIKVEELKAGARVKQDEYAKEEASDFVLWKAWDEHDGNVYWQTELGKGRPGWHLECSAMSMKYLGKTFDIHTGGIDLVFPHHQNEIAQSEGSTGKKFVNYWLHNEWLLVEGKKMSKSLGNFYTLRDVISKGYKPKAIRYLLISNHYRQQLNFTFDELKAAESTVEKFRDFVLSLKDHKEVKKESSKKAKNLIKRAKTEFESAMDDDLNISVALASLFDFMREINILLANREISEKDAKDALDFIFSADKVLGIMEEKEEALPSAVKKLIDERETARKNKNWAEADRIRAELLKKGIQLMDTPEGVRWKKI, encoded by the coding sequence ATGCCATTGAAGCTTTTCAACACATCAACAAGGAAAAAAGAGATATTCAGGCCCATAAGCAAGAAAGAAGTTGGAATTTATAGTTGCGGTTTGACCGTCTATGATTACGGCCATATCGGAAATTTCAGGGCTTTTCTTACCGCAGACATATTAAGAAGGTATTTTGAGTACAAAGGCTTCAGAGTAAAGCAGGTAATGAATTTCACAGACGTTGATGATAAAACAATAAAGGGCAGCCAGAAAGAAGGCACAACATTGGACGAATTCACAGTAAAATACAAGAAAATATTTTTTGAAGATCTCGAAACATTAAACATTGAAAAGGCAGAATACTATCCTGAAGCCACAAAGCACATAAGGGAAATGGTTGAGCTAGTCAAGGCATTGCTGAAAAAAGGCCATGCTTACAAAGGCGAAGACGGATCAGTCTATTATGACATTTCAACATTCAAGGATTACGGAAAGTTTGCGCATATCAAGGTGGAGGAATTAAAAGCCGGAGCAAGAGTCAAGCAGGATGAATATGCAAAAGAAGAGGCATCTGATTTTGTCCTGTGGAAAGCATGGGACGAGCATGACGGAAATGTTTACTGGCAGACAGAGCTTGGAAAAGGAAGGCCGGGCTGGCATCTGGAATGCTCGGCAATGTCAATGAAATATTTGGGAAAAACTTTTGATATCCATACCGGCGGCATTGATCTTGTCTTCCCCCATCACCAGAATGAGATCGCGCAGAGCGAAGGTTCAACAGGAAAAAAATTCGTGAATTACTGGCTCCATAATGAGTGGCTTCTTGTAGAAGGAAAAAAGATGTCAAAATCATTGGGGAATTTCTACACTTTGAGAGATGTCATAAGCAAAGGCTATAAGCCGAAGGCAATAAGGTATTTGCTCATTTCCAATCATTACAGGCAGCAGCTTAATTTTACATTTGACGAATTAAAGGCAGCAGAATCAACAGTTGAAAAATTCAGGGATTTTGTTTTGAGCTTAAAAGATCATAAAGAGGTAAAAAAAGAAAGTAGCAAAAAGGCAAAGAATCTGATAAAAAGAGCGAAAACAGAGTTCGAGTCTGCAATGGACGATGACTTGAACATTTCAGTTGCATTGGCTTCTCTTTTTGATTTCATGAGAGAGATAAATATTTTGCTGGCAAACAGGGAAATAAGCGAAAAAGATGCAAAAGATGCCCTTGATTTCATTTTTTCAGCTGACAAAGTTCTGGGAATCATGGAAGAAAAAGAGGAAGCGCTGCCTTCTGCAGTTAAAAAACTGATAGATGAAAGGGAAACTGCAAGAAAAAACAAGAACTGGGCAGAAGCAGACAGAATAAGGGCGGAACTTCTCAAAAAGGGAATTCAACTGATGGACACTCCTGAAGGCGTAAGGTGGAAGAAGATATGA
- a CDS encoding GNAT family N-acetyltransferase — protein sequence MLPKKMMGKRIYLRPLKKSDAKQLVKLCHDRSIHRFTRVPYPYRLKDALAFMKRTSARRKNRSEIVFGIISKETKELMGTVSFVRINKINNNTEIGYVIGKHFRNKGYTTEAVKLLLDLGFRKIKFHKICINCAKENKASKKVIEKVGCKEEALLKEDIFVGGKYHDYYIHSILRKDWLKCH from the coding sequence ATGCTGCCTAAAAAAATGATGGGGAAGAGGATTTATTTAAGGCCATTAAAAAAATCAGATGCAAAACAGCTGGTTAAGCTGTGCCATGACAGATCAATCCACAGATTTACCCGTGTACCCTATCCTTACAGGTTAAAAGATGCTCTGGCATTCATGAAAAGAACGAGCGCAAGAAGAAAAAATAGAAGTGAAATTGTTTTTGGAATAATCAGCAAGGAAACAAAAGAATTAATGGGCACTGTTTCTTTTGTTAGAATAAATAAGATAAATAATAATACGGAAATAGGCTATGTTATTGGAAAACATTTTAGAAATAAGGGTTACACAACAGAAGCGGTAAAGCTGTTGCTGGATCTTGGTTTCAGAAAGATAAAATTCCACAAAATCTGCATAAATTGCGCAAAAGAAAACAAGGCATCAAAAAAAGTTATTGAAAAAGTTGGCTGCAAAGAGGAAGCTTTATTAAAGGAAGATATTTTTGTAGGAGGAAAGTACCATGATTATTATATCCACAGCATACTCAGGAAGGACTGGTTAAAATGCCATTGA
- a CDS encoding fibrillarin-like rRNA/tRNA 2'-O-methyltransferase: MKPTKFPGIFFEETDNRKTFYTKNLTPGKQVYGERLVAENDIEYREWDIRRSKLAAALVKGIDQLGFKEDSKVLYLGSATGTTVSHVSDICSKGMIFAIDFAPRVMRDLMFLVEQRKNIIPLLADANKPEEYYSFIPSADIIYQDVAQKNQVEIFLKNINLFLKSTGYAIIAVKSRSIDVTRSPKEIFSAVRRELENSLIVVDYRVLDPFERDHCMFVCKKKNAA; encoded by the coding sequence ATGAAACCAACAAAATTCCCGGGAATATTTTTTGAAGAAACAGATAACAGAAAAACATTCTACACTAAAAATCTCACCCCGGGAAAGCAGGTTTATGGCGAAAGGCTTGTTGCAGAAAACGATATTGAATACAGGGAATGGGATATAAGAAGGAGCAAGCTGGCTGCTGCATTGGTCAAGGGCATTGACCAGCTCGGCTTCAAGGAAGATTCAAAAGTCCTCTACCTTGGCAGCGCAACCGGAACAACTGTTTCGCATGTTTCTGATATCTGCAGCAAAGGAATGATTTTTGCAATAGACTTTGCTCCAAGGGTAATGCGGGACCTGATGTTTTTGGTGGAGCAGAGAAAAAACATAATTCCGTTATTGGCAGATGCAAACAAGCCGGAAGAATATTATTCTTTTATTCCGTCAGCGGACATCATCTACCAGGATGTTGCCCAGAAAAACCAGGTAGAGATATTCCTGAAAAACATTAATCTGTTTCTGAAAAGCACGGGATATGCTATAATAGCTGTGAAATCCAGGTCAATTGACGTGACAAGAAGCCCGAAAGAAATATTCTCTGCTGTCAGAAGGGAGCTTGAAAACAGCCTAATTGTTGTTGATTACCGGGTTCTAGATCCGTTTGAGAGAGATCATTGTATGTTTGTCTGCAAGAAGAAAAATGCTGCCTAA
- a CDS encoding divalent-cation tolerance protein CutA, with protein MILIYMTCRDEEEARKISMHLVKNRLAACTNMFPIRSMYWWKDKIEETEEYAVIAKTIDENYEKIKKEIKKIHSYEVPCIMKINADVNEEYGNWIKKETKV; from the coding sequence ATGATATTAATCTATATGACCTGCAGGGATGAAGAAGAAGCAAGAAAGATCTCCATGCACCTGGTCAAGAACAGGCTTGCAGCATGCACGAATATGTTTCCGATCAGAAGCATGTACTGGTGGAAAGATAAGATAGAAGAAACAGAAGAATATGCTGTAATAGCAAAAACAATAGATGAAAATTATGAGAAAATAAAGAAAGAGATCAAAAAGATCCATTCCTATGAAGTGCCGTGCATTATGAAGATTAATGCAGACGTCAATGAGGAGTACGGAAATTGGATCAAAAAAGAGACGAAAGTATAA
- a CDS encoding cysteine synthase family protein translates to MTSRTILSEIGNTPLVEIKHLNPYRNKGISIYAKLEYCNPGGSVKDRAVKYMVLDALEKGQLRNRVLLDATSGNTGIAEAMLAHHFGLEALIVMPENATKERRDVIQKYGALVELTPAAKGSNGAIERAQEIYRQNPQKYFYADQYNNPNNIRAHQETTGPEIWQQTAGKVTHFVACVGTSGTATGTGYALKEFNHRTKVYEVQPNDELHGIDGLKYMGGNTIIPSLYDECFFDGFFGVRTEDALDLANLIHSEEGYFVGPSSGAALKGALHLAKQLNDIKCSDAAIVTIFPDGGERYLSTHFLNQKS, encoded by the coding sequence ATGACATCCAGAACTATTCTATCTGAGATTGGGAACACTCCGTTGGTGGAGATTAAGCATTTAAATCCCTATCGAAATAAGGGAATCTCCATTTATGCCAAATTAGAATACTGTAATCCTGGCGGGTCAGTGAAGGACCGAGCTGTTAAGTACATGGTTTTAGATGCGTTAGAAAAAGGGCAGTTGAGGAACAGGGTTTTGCTAGATGCGACGTCTGGCAACACAGGCATTGCGGAAGCCATGTTAGCGCACCATTTTGGGCTAGAGGCTCTAATCGTAATGCCTGAAAATGCAACTAAAGAACGGCGAGATGTTATTCAAAAGTATGGCGCGCTGGTTGAGTTAACTCCTGCTGCAAAAGGCTCGAATGGCGCTATAGAACGAGCGCAGGAAATTTACCGGCAAAATCCTCAGAAGTACTTTTATGCGGACCAATACAATAATCCTAATAATATTCGAGCGCATCAAGAGACCACGGGACCCGAAATCTGGCAACAAACTGCAGGAAAAGTAACGCATTTTGTCGCTTGTGTGGGAACATCTGGAACCGCTACTGGAACCGGATACGCGTTGAAAGAGTTTAATCACCGAACTAAGGTTTATGAAGTTCAGCCTAATGATGAGCTACATGGCATTGATGGCTTAAAGTACATGGGCGGCAATACGATTATTCCGAGCTTGTATGATGAGTGCTTTTTTGATGGATTTTTTGGGGTTAGAACCGAGGATGCGCTGGATTTGGCTAATCTAATTCATTCTGAGGAGGGATATTTTGTGGGGCCTTCTTCGGGAGCTGCGCTGAAGGGAGCCCTGCATTTAGCAAAACAATTAAATGATATAAAATGTTCTGACGCTGCGATTGTCACTATTTTTCCTGATGGAGGGGAGCGGTATTTAAGTACGCACTTTCTAAATCAAAAATCATAA
- a CDS encoding UMP kinase, producing the protein MKTTIISLGGSLIIPDSIDVNFLKNFKAIVLDFIKKNNKLIIVCGGGGINKNYNAAAREIGSIKDDDLDWLGIACTKLNAELVRCIFSNHAYEKVVNNPTEKIKTGKKIIVASGWKPGWSSDYDSVLLAKNFGSKTVINLTNIDYVYDKDPSKFQDAKPIKEIKWKAYRKIVGDKWTPRLNAPFDPIASKEAEKLKIKVMIANGKDLDNLKKILNEKEFIGTTIY; encoded by the coding sequence ATGAAAACAACAATTATCTCATTGGGCGGATCGTTGATAATTCCGGACAGCATAGATGTTAATTTTTTAAAAAATTTTAAAGCTATTGTTCTTGATTTTATCAAAAAAAATAATAAATTAATAATTGTATGCGGCGGCGGAGGCATCAATAAGAACTACAATGCTGCAGCAAGAGAAATAGGCAGCATAAAAGATGATGATCTCGACTGGCTCGGCATAGCCTGCACAAAATTAAATGCAGAGCTTGTAAGGTGCATCTTCTCCAATCATGCTTATGAAAAAGTTGTCAACAATCCGACTGAAAAAATAAAAACAGGCAAGAAAATAATTGTTGCATCGGGCTGGAAGCCAGGCTGGAGCTCTGATTATGACAGCGTGTTGCTTGCAAAAAATTTTGGGTCAAAAACAGTAATTAATCTGACAAATATAGACTATGTTTATGACAAGGATCCAAGCAAATTCCAGGATGCAAAGCCGATAAAAGAGATCAAATGGAAGGCTTATAGAAAGATTGTCGGCGATAAATGGACTCCCAGGTTGAATGCCCCGTTTGATCCTATTGCTTCAAAAGAAGCTGAAAAACTGAAGATAAAGGTTATGATCGCCAATGGAAAAGATCTTGATAATTTGAAAAAAATATTGAATGAAAAAGAATTCATTGGAACAACAATCTATTAA
- a CDS encoding EamA family transporter, whose translation MTTQLWAIGLVVLGTVIAAFAPILWKKASKVSGIRSFLNWKFIAGVMLYGLGTVAFIPALKGGELSVLYPFVSLSYVWVSLLSIKFLKEKMTLLRWIGIGLIILGVSFIGIGS comes from the coding sequence ATGACCACGCAGTTATGGGCAATTGGGCTGGTAGTATTGGGCACAGTTATTGCAGCATTCGCCCCAATACTCTGGAAAAAGGCTTCAAAAGTCTCTGGCATAAGATCATTCCTGAATTGGAAATTCATCGCAGGAGTTATGCTGTATGGCCTTGGAACAGTTGCATTTATTCCTGCATTAAAAGGCGGCGAACTGTCTGTGCTCTATCCTTTTGTATCGCTCAGCTATGTTTGGGTCAGCTTGCTGTCAATAAAATTTTTAAAGGAAAAAATGACCTTGCTCAGGTGGATCGGCATTGGCCTGATCATATTAGGCGTAAGCTTTATCGGAATTGGGAGTTGA